The genomic region GGTGCCCTGGGCGAGCAAAGCGGGGGCGCTACCCAGCAGGAGCGCAGAAAGCAGTAATTTTCGTAACATACACAGGATAAGGCACTACTGCGCACTCAATGGCCACGCAGGCACCAAAGCAGGAAAGGAAGAAAAACGCGCAGCACCAATACTGTCGCCGGCTATCTGCCATCGAAAGCAGACAACCCTATGCGCCGCCTAGGCAGATGGTAGGTGGCGGGCTGATTGCTTTCCCGGCCGGGGCTGCCACCTACACCTACCTAGTTGCAGACCTCGGACTTTTCAACTATCCCCTACCCTCGATTTAACGAAGAGGTAACATAGGGTTAGCTCAACAGCTTCACCAGGTAGGGAGAAAGCTTATGCAAAGCGCTGTTCATCTGGTTGCGCACGGTTTGCTCGGAAGTGGCAAAGCGCTCCGCAATTTCCTTCACCGAAAAATCGTGGAGCATGCTTAGCAGAAACACTTCTTTCTCTTTGGGCGGTAGCGCCTGAGCCCGCGCCTGCACGGCGGCCAGCGTATCGTGGCTCACGAGATGCTTCAGGGTAAGCTCGGTGCTGGCTTCCTGTGCGGCACCGAAGTGCTGCAAGTGTCGGCTGCGGATGTCGGCGTCGCGGAAACGGGTGAGGATTTTCTTGCGCAACGCTCCTAGCAGGTAGCTTTGAGCATTGGTTTGCACGTGCAGTTGCGCGCGGTTGGCCCACAGGTCGCAGAACAGCTCCTGGGTGATATCCTCAGCATCGGGGGCGTGGCGCAACACCTTATAGGCGTACCGATACAACTCCCGCCAGTGCGCCTCAAACAGCTGCTCGAAGGCCTGGTAGTCGTTGGCGCGGATTCGCTCCAGTAGCTCAAGTAGGGTATCAGTAGCCACAGCGCATTCTTTGCGCCAAAGGTAGAAGCCCAAGCGTGCGATGAGAGGGGCGACAAGCAGATATCACACAGCCTTTACGGTTCGGTAACACGCCCGTAACACAGCCAAAACGGAGCGCTAGGGCCGATAACCGTTGGTAACAATTACTTGATAATGGCGAAATCTACACGACACAACGCGGGCCTTCCTTTGTGCCGTCCAAAGACTTGCCGGAGCTTATCGGCAGCGAACAGCCACTGCATAACTGCTCCTGCCTCACATAGCGCTTGATTGATAAAGCACTACTACACAGCTTTATGCAATTAATGTAAACACGAATTCTACTGGAGGTTTTCGCTGGTTCACCTGCTATGCGCGCTGCTACGTTTCGGGAGTCTTTTTGTTTCCGCCACTTCTCTTTGCCTCTATGCCAAAACACGTACAGCTACGACCAACCCAAACCGCAGGCAAGCGGACGGTTGTAACGCTTGTTGCCCTGAGTTTAACGGGTTCGGCCGTGGCCGCCCGGTCCCTACCCTACTCGCCTGATCAGCCCGTAACGGAGGCGCTTCCTTTGCTGGCTGCTACCCCAGTTACCGGTCGCATCACCGACAAAGCCGGTCAGCCCCTACCCGGCGTCACGGTGCTGGTGAAGGGTACCAACACCGGCACCACCACCGACCCCGACGGCCGCTTTCAACTAACCGTGGAAGACCCCACGCAAGCTGTATTGGTGGTGTCGTTTATCGGCTACGAAAAGCAAGAGCTGCGCGTGGCCGAGCAAACCGACTTCAACATTACGCTCTCGGACGCGGCTACCGGTTTGGATGAGGTGGTCGTAATTGGCTACGGCACAGCCAAGCGCGAGAACGTGACTACTGCCATTGCTACCCTGCCCAATCCCGAGAAACAGGCCCAGCGCCCTATTTCCACAGTGCAGGACATGCTGCAAGGCAACGTGGCCGGCGTGACGGTGCTGCAAAACGGCGGTGACCCGTCGGCCACGGCGCGGGTAGTGATTCGTGGGGCAGGCTCCATTAATGCCGAGAATCCGCTGTACGTGGTGGACGGCATGCCCTATTACGGTGGCCCGATTAACCCCAATGATATTGCCAGCCTTACGGTGCTGAAGGATGCCGCGGCGGCGGCCATCTACGGAGCGCAGGCTGCGTCGGGTGTCATCGTCATCACCACCAAAAGCGGTAAGGCCGGCGTGCCCCGTGTGACCATCGACACGTATCAGGGCTGGCAATCGGCGTACAAGCTGCCTCGCGCGCTGAACGCGGCTGAGCAAGCCGCCGCCTACAACCAGGCGGCCGACAATGCCGGGGTAGGCCGCCCCGCGGCCCACGACGCCACCAAGAACCCCTGGGGCCAGATTACGCGCACCGATTGGGTGGACGAAATCTTCCGCACAGGCAGCATCTACAACCTGAACGCTACCGTGAGTGGGGGCAACGAGCGGGGCCGCTTCCTGACATCCTTCGGCTACCACAACCGCGAGGGGTTGCTGCTGAACACCAACCTAAAGCGCTACACCCTGCGCCTGAAATCGGACTACGACATCAGCCCCAAGATTACAGTAGGCCAGAACGTGTACGTGAACCAGCGCACCGCCCGGGGCACCAACACCAGCAACAGCTACTCAGGCAGCATCATCAACGCCATCTACATGCCCGCGGCGGCGC from Hymenobacter aerilatus harbors:
- a CDS encoding RNA polymerase sigma factor, which gives rise to MATDTLLELLERIRANDYQAFEQLFEAHWRELYRYAYKVLRHAPDAEDITQELFCDLWANRAQLHVQTNAQSYLLGALRKKILTRFRDADIRSRHLQHFGAAQEASTELTLKHLVSHDTLAAVQARAQALPPKEKEVFLLSMLHDFSVKEIAERFATSEQTVRNQMNSALHKLSPYLVKLLS